Proteins from one Hyalangium ruber genomic window:
- a CDS encoding carbohydrate deacetylase produces the protein MALLRGAPPSLSARPSLSARALIINADDLGYEPAITRGILRAMREGVVSSATFMVNTPYSEEAARQAGGLSIGLHLNLARGSPVWPGFPRNFLVDGAFSEPLAPTLPVEVVEAETRAQLERLSALLGQLATHVDVHRHLHQHSNVLTGVARAARAAGLPVRSIHEAMRRELQAQGVATNAHFVGESGAEAYWTLERFEAVLAALPPTGVTELMCHPGYRPEMFKGSYAAQREVELDTFLHARAREALARAGLTPTGFGALTAGR, from the coding sequence GTGGCGCTTCTTCGAGGCGCACCCCCGTCCCTGAGCGCGAGGCCTTCCCTGAGCGCCCGCGCCCTCATCATCAACGCCGATGACCTGGGCTACGAGCCCGCCATCACCCGGGGAATCCTCCGCGCGATGCGCGAAGGGGTCGTCTCCTCGGCCACCTTCATGGTGAACACGCCCTACTCCGAGGAGGCGGCGCGCCAGGCCGGCGGGCTGTCCATCGGTCTGCACCTCAACCTCGCGCGCGGCAGCCCCGTGTGGCCTGGCTTCCCTCGGAACTTCCTGGTGGACGGTGCCTTCTCCGAGCCCCTCGCGCCCACGCTGCCGGTGGAGGTGGTGGAGGCCGAGACCCGCGCCCAGCTCGAGCGGCTCTCCGCGCTGCTGGGCCAGCTGGCCACCCACGTGGATGTGCATCGACACTTGCACCAACACTCGAACGTGCTCACCGGGGTGGCTCGCGCCGCCCGGGCCGCGGGGCTGCCGGTGCGCTCCATCCATGAGGCCATGCGCCGCGAGCTCCAGGCTCAGGGTGTGGCCACCAACGCGCACTTCGTGGGCGAGTCGGGCGCCGAGGCGTACTGGACGCTGGAGCGCTTCGAGGCCGTGCTGGCCGCGCTGCCTCCCACCGGCGTCACCGAGCTGATGTGCCACCCCGGCTACCGCCCCGAGATGTTCAAGGGAAGCTATGCGGCCCAGCGCGAGGTGGAGCTCGACACCTTCCTCCACGCGCGGGCCCGCGAGGCGCTCGCCCGCGCGGGGCTCACCCCCACGGGCTTCGGCGCCCTCACAGCCGGGCGCTGA
- a CDS encoding ATP-binding protein, with protein sequence MLPPDLENVLSHLPQAMARVGTDLRVQWLEADFARKVGVAPTLGRNLLEVLEFGRGRDALERAVREEREHVGHVITHMMRQVRVQVRPPCEGEAPGMWLLFEPSGLDDEEAFSQVVQEVARAVGETLEVDSVCAAAVTALVRYARVRRAEVFLCEEGQQGTLRRAAVSDLASTESPEDAFDPSADPFQQALGTRRAQIGIQRGYGDSMGSIFAAVPLCAPRRTVGLLLLYKEQGASFSARELDLWTAAAGQLAVAVENARLLREAQAALRVREEFMSIASHELKTPLTPLKLSLFTMERRIGAGQPVELSSVLKSKRQVDRLVGLVDDLLDASRLELGKLELHRSPLEIGQLVAEVVDQFRHAFERSFTVDMPPRRLWVQGDRDRLEQVIVNLLENAHKYSPAGEPIHVELEELDGQARIHVKDHGIGIPGADQSQVFQRFYRARNVSHRNFGGLGLGLFISHSICNLHGGNLTLSSAEGLGSTFTVCLPRMPAREVRQLPPRVLLLDEDRLQEAEAERALRAEGFEVLTVRNGSDALRDAAHLPVDIILLSASASQKEVGLFLETFATLPRARPVPILLAGAELPAWAWEGTILCSRPYRADELIARVRNTLALTPDPGWPVAEETNPRVLEEVSARL encoded by the coding sequence GCGCTGGAGCGCGCCGTCCGCGAGGAGCGCGAGCACGTCGGCCATGTGATTACCCACATGATGCGACAGGTACGTGTCCAGGTGCGGCCTCCCTGCGAGGGCGAGGCGCCGGGCATGTGGCTGCTCTTCGAGCCCTCGGGGCTGGATGACGAGGAGGCCTTCTCTCAAGTCGTCCAGGAGGTGGCGCGCGCGGTGGGCGAGACGCTGGAGGTGGACAGCGTGTGCGCCGCCGCGGTGACGGCCCTGGTGCGCTATGCCCGGGTGCGGCGCGCCGAGGTGTTCCTCTGCGAGGAGGGCCAGCAGGGCACGCTGCGACGCGCGGCGGTGTCGGACCTGGCCAGCACGGAGTCTCCCGAAGATGCCTTTGACCCGTCGGCGGACCCCTTCCAGCAGGCGCTGGGGACGCGGCGGGCGCAGATTGGAATTCAGCGGGGCTATGGCGACTCCATGGGCTCCATCTTCGCCGCGGTGCCGCTGTGCGCGCCGCGGCGCACGGTAGGGCTGCTGCTCCTTTATAAGGAGCAGGGCGCTTCGTTCTCCGCGCGCGAGCTGGACCTGTGGACGGCGGCGGCGGGCCAGCTCGCGGTGGCGGTGGAGAACGCGCGGCTCCTGAGAGAGGCCCAGGCGGCGCTCCGGGTGCGCGAGGAGTTCATGTCCATCGCCTCGCACGAGCTGAAGACGCCGCTGACGCCGCTCAAGCTCAGCCTCTTCACCATGGAGCGGCGCATCGGCGCCGGGCAGCCGGTGGAGCTCTCCAGCGTGCTCAAGTCCAAGCGGCAGGTGGACCGGCTGGTGGGGCTGGTGGATGACTTGCTGGACGCCTCGCGGCTGGAGCTGGGCAAGCTGGAGCTGCACCGCTCGCCGCTGGAGATTGGGCAACTGGTGGCCGAGGTGGTGGACCAGTTCCGCCACGCCTTCGAGCGCTCCTTCACGGTGGACATGCCGCCCCGGCGCCTGTGGGTGCAGGGAGACCGGGACCGGCTGGAGCAGGTCATCGTCAACCTGCTGGAGAACGCGCACAAGTACAGCCCCGCGGGCGAGCCCATCCACGTGGAGCTGGAGGAGCTGGATGGCCAGGCGCGTATCCACGTGAAGGACCACGGCATCGGCATCCCCGGCGCGGACCAGTCGCAGGTGTTCCAGCGCTTCTACCGGGCGCGCAACGTGTCGCACCGCAACTTCGGCGGGCTGGGGCTGGGGCTCTTCATCAGCCACTCCATCTGCAACCTGCACGGGGGCAACCTCACGCTCTCCAGCGCCGAGGGCCTGGGCTCTACCTTCACCGTGTGCCTGCCGCGCATGCCGGCGCGCGAGGTGCGGCAGCTCCCGCCGCGCGTGCTCCTGCTGGACGAGGACCGGCTGCAGGAGGCCGAGGCCGAGCGTGCGCTGCGCGCCGAGGGCTTCGAGGTGCTCACGGTGCGCAACGGCAGCGACGCGCTGCGGGACGCGGCGCACCTTCCGGTGGACATCATCCTCTTGTCGGCCAGCGCCTCGCAGAAGGAGGTGGGCCTCTTCCTGGAGACGTTCGCCACCCTGCCGCGCGCCCGGCCGGTGCCCATCCTCCTGGCCGGCGCGGAGCTTCCGGCCTGGGCCTGGGAGGGCACCATCCTCTGCTCACGGCCCTACCGCGCCGACGAGCTGATCGCCCGGGTGCGCAACACGCTGGCGCTGACGCCGGATCCGGGTTGGCCGGTGGCCGAGGAGACCAATCCTCGCGTCCTGGAAGAGGTCAGCGCCCGGCTGTGA